A section of the Corvus moneduloides isolate bCorMon1 chromosome 29, bCorMon1.pri, whole genome shotgun sequence genome encodes:
- the GLMP gene encoding glycosylated lysosomal membrane protein produces MAAGAGLALLAALLAAAGAERGRKVSMQYNPGWNGSSVNLLHVRAAGPGDSLHYVWSSIGAPAVLLVATRSPSSALRVNWTQLLSPSPAGAIWIDPPDSVVYSTAVVFTKLFEFSEAKPLGELFYPTYDLSEFSWDSLNHTLNHTALTAELSGVPATDPGGGFANGSLAFRVTAYEASGRAGRLPSLLHTADSSQLEFILAGVAPRGNGSRFVLEVATVEEAGAVRRLRSERSIDDEYTPTIFEVLSLVAESQNGSSTLGFLQWKATAYGSRSPRREDGIRCRAQGLQAANWTLPVSSIVQAYFGESLGSTCTISALNVSFGGEEGRVYQEKRYLSWSVLLGFGQPPRDTFSALVISITAVALGTPLAMLLLGSCLVLLVRRRRYSEYEPIN; encoded by the exons ATGGCCGCCGGTGCGGGGCTGGCGCTGCTGGCGGCGCTGCTGGCGGCGGccggggccgagcggggccggAAG GTGTCCATGCAGTACAACCCCGGCTGGAACGGCTCCTCCGTGAACCTGCTGCACGTGCGGGCAGCGGGGCCCGGGGACAGCCTGCACTACGTGTGGAGCAGCATCGGGGCCCCCGCCGTGCTGCTGGTGGCCACCCGGAGCCCCAGCAGCGCCCTGAGGGTCAACTGGACCCAGCTGCTCTCGCCCAGTCCTGCCGGAGCCATCTGGATCGACCCTCCCGACAGCGTGGTCTATTCCACGGCCGTGGTCTTCACCAAG ctgttCGAGTTCAGCGAGGCCAAGCCTTTGGGAGAGCTCTTCTACCCCACCTATGACCTGTCCGAGTTCTCCTGGGACAGCCTCAACCACACCCTGAACCACACGGCGCTGACGGCCGAGCTCAGCGGGGTCCCAGCCACCGACCCCGGCGGCGGCTTCGCCAACGGCAGCCTGGCATTCCGG GTGACAGCCTACGAGGCCAGTGGCCGCGCCGGGCGCCTGCCCAGCCTCCTGCACACGGCAgacagctcccagctggaattcATCCTGGCCGGGGTGGCCCCGCGGGGAAACGGCTCCCGCTTTGTGCTGGAGGTGGCCACGGTGGAGGAGGCGGGGGCGGTGCGGAGGCTGCGCTCGGAGCGCTCCATCGACGATGAGTACACCCCCACCATCTTTGAG gtGCTGTCCCTGGTAGCCGAGTCCCAGAACGGCAGCTCCACGCTCGGGTTCCTGCAGTGGAAGGCGACGGCCTACGGCTCACGGAGCCCCCGGCGCGAGGACGGCATCCGCTGCCGGGCTCAGGGGCTGCAGGCGGCCAACTGGACCCTGCCCGTGTCCAGCATTGTCCAGGCCTACTTTGGGGAGAGTCTGGGCAGCACCTGCACCATCAGCGCCCTCAATGTGTCCtttgggggagaggagggacgGGTGTACCAGGAGAAGCGATACCTCAGCTG GTCGGTGCTGCTGGGCTTCGGGCAGccccccagggacaccttctcGGCCCTGGTCATCTCCATCACGGCCGTGGCGCTGGGCACGCCCctggccatgctgctgctgggcagctgcctggtgctgctggtgcgGAGGAGACGCTACTCGGAGTACGAGCCCATCAACTGA